From a region of the Nitrospira sp. genome:
- a CDS encoding HAMP domain-containing protein, whose translation MKPFKFRGIMVWVTITGVMLVALSIVFITILERQIIDRAGTHNREIAFVLLSQSVSAMISQAGGIQDVRALEGLIHEIIEIHPEILRLSVYEISPQSSSLIASTESQLVPTILDSQERAKVEARGSVMQLEDASGERAVRMTAPIEIDGKVVGALRGLFSVKEYDDLIKQETELAKSIGIGVVAVTSLTLWLLIRVKVHRPVHRLLHAIRSVEAENLSSHPLTHYPSEIQEVAIQFNKMLDRVREAGIEKDALLDKVRHFNETLQIRVAEATEELQRANLELVEARLAAERSQRLAALGEFSATVAHELGNPLNALSGHLQMLTGTTDSASRHRHLAVIRSEVNRMVSIIKQLLDQTRMQLRSARVNLNGTIQEVTTLLSPGLPRQHVTLKTDLQDDLPPVAGDARALHGLLFNLVTNAIQAMPLGGELTIRTRIACGERPPGIVMVGEGAPIEEATVRLTIGDTGTGIPSEHLPRIFEPFFTTRHDQGGTGLGLAICHRVVTDSGGRLAVKSHVGHGTEFTIDLPIWNTERNIRRHQ comes from the coding sequence ATGAAGCCATTCAAGTTTCGAGGCATCATGGTTTGGGTCACCATCACCGGGGTGATGCTCGTGGCGCTCTCGATTGTATTTATTACCATTCTTGAACGTCAGATCATCGATCGTGCGGGAACGCACAACCGGGAGATTGCGTTTGTGCTCCTTTCCCAGTCAGTCAGCGCCATGATTAGCCAGGCAGGCGGAATCCAAGACGTGAGGGCTCTGGAAGGTTTGATCCATGAGATCATCGAGATCCACCCCGAAATTCTGCGGCTCTCGGTGTACGAGATCTCACCTCAATCCAGTTCCCTCATTGCGAGCACCGAGTCTCAGTTGGTGCCAACGATATTGGATTCACAGGAACGGGCGAAGGTTGAAGCGAGGGGCTCCGTCATGCAACTCGAGGATGCATCGGGAGAGAGAGCCGTGCGCATGACCGCTCCGATTGAGATTGACGGCAAGGTCGTTGGGGCCTTACGCGGACTGTTTTCTGTGAAGGAGTACGACGACCTCATCAAGCAGGAAACCGAGTTGGCCAAGTCAATTGGCATCGGCGTTGTGGCCGTCACATCGCTGACCTTGTGGCTCTTGATCCGGGTCAAGGTCCATCGGCCTGTTCACCGGCTGTTGCATGCCATACGAAGTGTCGAAGCGGAAAACCTATCCAGCCATCCGCTGACCCACTACCCCTCCGAAATCCAAGAGGTGGCGATTCAGTTCAATAAGATGCTCGATCGCGTACGGGAAGCCGGGATAGAAAAGGATGCTCTCCTGGACAAGGTTCGCCATTTCAACGAAACACTTCAGATTCGGGTCGCGGAGGCAACCGAGGAACTGCAGCGAGCCAATCTCGAACTCGTCGAAGCAAGGCTTGCCGCTGAACGAAGTCAACGGTTAGCTGCACTGGGAGAATTTTCTGCCACCGTGGCCCATGAATTGGGCAACCCTTTGAACGCACTCTCCGGTCATCTGCAAATGCTCACTGGCACGACTGATTCCGCCAGTCGCCACCGGCATCTTGCCGTCATTCGGTCGGAAGTCAACCGTATGGTCAGTATCATCAAGCAGCTGTTGGATCAGACTCGTATGCAGCTCCGCTCAGCCCGTGTGAATCTCAATGGAACTATCCAGGAGGTGACGACCCTCCTCTCCCCCGGTCTGCCGAGGCAGCACGTCACCCTGAAGACCGACTTGCAAGACGATCTTCCACCGGTCGCCGGGGATGCCCGTGCGCTGCACGGGTTGCTGTTCAATCTGGTCACCAACGCCATCCAAGCGATGCCGCTCGGCGGAGAATTGACCATCCGGACCCGTATCGCGTGCGGCGAAAGGCCTCCTGGAATTGTCATGGTGGGTGAAGGCGCTCCGATCGAAGAAGCGACGGTTCGCTTGACGATCGGGGACACGGGCACAGGGATCCCTTCGGAGCACCTCCCCAGAATTTTCGAACCGTTCTTCACGACCCGGCATGATCAAGGAGGGACGGGACTTGGGCTGGCGATCTGTCACCGCGTGGTGACCGACAGCGGCGGCAGGCTGGCCGTGAAGAGCCACGTAGGGCACGGAACTGAGTTCACCATTGATCTGCCTATCTGGAACACCGAGCGGAACATACGGAGACATCAATGA
- a CDS encoding prohibitin family protein, producing MTRPIVTSLVVTFLLTTACGTTIQPGQRGLFWHPLSQGLSQEPLKDGFYWRAPWNDVYVYDVKWQSHTENIDALSADDLQVLIKAAIIIRPIPEELYFLNQEVGTDYYVRIVKPQFMAAVRSVVSGYNMVTVPEKSTEIAGKVRAVVIENLKGRHLEVQNVALSDVDFPELVLRAIELKQAKEQEKEQKEFELTIAAKDAEIARTRAKGEGDAIRIRADGQAQAQETITKTLTPAFLQYKLYDSPNSKLVILPEHMKVPFLVNPGELPASGK from the coding sequence ATGACACGCCCAATCGTGACGAGTCTCGTGGTCACGTTCCTACTGACCACGGCCTGTGGAACAACCATCCAACCAGGCCAGCGCGGATTGTTTTGGCACCCCCTCTCTCAGGGGCTTTCCCAAGAACCACTGAAAGATGGGTTTTACTGGCGCGCACCATGGAATGATGTGTATGTCTATGATGTCAAATGGCAAAGTCACACGGAGAATATTGATGCCTTGAGTGCGGATGACCTTCAGGTACTGATCAAGGCGGCGATCATCATTCGGCCTATCCCAGAGGAGCTGTACTTTCTCAATCAAGAAGTGGGAACAGACTACTACGTCCGCATTGTCAAACCTCAATTTATGGCGGCCGTTCGGAGTGTCGTCTCCGGCTACAATATGGTGACGGTTCCGGAAAAGAGCACAGAAATCGCCGGCAAAGTTCGAGCGGTCGTCATCGAAAATCTCAAAGGTCGTCACTTGGAAGTTCAGAACGTGGCTTTATCGGACGTAGATTTTCCAGAACTCGTGCTGCGTGCCATTGAACTGAAACAGGCCAAAGAGCAGGAAAAGGAACAGAAGGAGTTTGAGCTGACCATCGCGGCGAAGGATGCGGAGATTGCCCGTACTCGGGCCAAGGGCGAGGGGGATGCGATTCGCATTCGGGCTGACGGACAGGCACAGGCACAGGAGACAATTACAAAAACCCTGACGCCGGCCTTCCTCCAATACAAATTGTATGACAGTCCCAATTCCAAGCTGGTGATTTTGCCGGAGCACATGAAGGTTCCCTTTCTAGTCAATCCTGGGGAATTACCGGCATCAGGCAAGTGA
- a CDS encoding sigma-54-dependent Fis family transcriptional regulator yields MSDSPSILLVDDDQRNREMMAEALNQAGFEVDTARDGAEAMSKIDVVPYDAVLSDIHMVPYSGLDLLDSFRKTLPEMPIVLLTAFGSVDTAIQAMKHGAFDYIAKPVNLDDLVVTMKRAVEHRRLIEENRTLNRAIRERPRTASLIGQSKKMVEVFKLIGKVTHSRTAVLLQGESGTGKELIAQAIHDHSPRSIHRFVAVNCSAIPDSLLESELFGHTKGSFTGAHTMRRGLLEEASGGTFFLDEIGDLTPAGQAKLLRVLQEGEIRRVGSNESVRVDLRMIAASRRNLAELTAAGRFREDLLYRLNTVTIVIPPLRERPEDIQLLAEFFLGQYGDQKEVPVTSFSSSAMQALTDYSWPGNVRELEHVVERAVTLASHAVLSIDDLPPEVLRKGRDLVSHTQTQILPGTLKALQRDQVLKMLEATHGNKERAARLLGISRRTLYRHIERHGLGKPPSSPEADTSDSIPS; encoded by the coding sequence ATGAGTGATTCACCTTCGATACTTCTCGTCGATGACGACCAGCGGAATCGAGAGATGATGGCGGAAGCCTTGAACCAGGCCGGCTTTGAAGTGGACACCGCCCGTGACGGCGCAGAAGCCATGAGCAAGATCGATGTGGTCCCGTATGATGCTGTCCTGAGCGACATCCACATGGTCCCCTATTCTGGTCTGGACCTGCTGGATTCCTTTCGCAAGACCCTGCCGGAAATGCCCATCGTGCTCTTGACCGCCTTCGGCTCCGTTGACACGGCAATCCAGGCCATGAAGCACGGGGCGTTCGATTACATCGCCAAGCCGGTGAATCTCGACGACCTCGTGGTCACGATGAAGCGGGCCGTCGAGCATCGGCGCCTGATCGAGGAAAATCGCACGCTCAACCGTGCAATCCGTGAACGGCCGCGGACCGCTTCTCTGATCGGGCAAAGCAAAAAGATGGTCGAGGTCTTCAAACTTATCGGAAAAGTCACCCACAGCCGGACAGCCGTCTTGCTTCAGGGAGAAAGCGGCACCGGCAAGGAATTGATCGCCCAGGCGATTCACGACCACAGCCCGCGTTCGATACACCGGTTCGTCGCCGTCAACTGCAGCGCGATCCCCGACTCGTTGCTCGAAAGCGAACTCTTCGGCCACACCAAGGGTTCATTCACCGGCGCTCATACGATGCGGCGCGGCTTGCTTGAAGAGGCAAGCGGTGGCACGTTCTTCCTGGATGAGATTGGTGATCTCACTCCGGCTGGGCAGGCCAAACTTCTGCGTGTCCTTCAAGAAGGGGAAATCAGAAGGGTCGGCAGTAATGAGTCGGTACGGGTTGATCTGCGGATGATCGCGGCCTCCCGCCGAAACCTTGCTGAGTTAACGGCGGCCGGTCGATTTCGTGAGGATTTGCTTTATCGGCTGAACACGGTCACGATTGTCATCCCACCGCTTCGGGAACGGCCTGAAGATATTCAGCTACTGGCCGAATTCTTCCTGGGACAGTATGGCGACCAGAAGGAAGTGCCTGTCACGTCGTTTTCCTCTTCCGCCATGCAAGCGTTGACCGACTATTCATGGCCGGGGAATGTGCGGGAGTTAGAACACGTCGTGGAACGAGCGGTAACGCTGGCCAGCCACGCGGTTCTCTCGATCGATGATCTTCCACCTGAAGTCCTTCGTAAAGGCAGAGATCTGGTATCCCATACACAAACACAGATTCTCCCGGGCACACTCAAAGCGTTGCAGCGCGATCAGGTGCTCAAAATGCTGGAGGCAACCCACGGCAACAAGGAGCGGGCGGCACGTTTGCTTGGCATCAGCAGGCGGACGTTGTATCGCCACATCGAACGCCACGGTCTCGGTAAGCCTCCGTCATCACCCGAGGCTGATACTTCAGATTCCATCCCTTCCTGA
- a CDS encoding efflux RND transporter permease subunit, producing MNKLVQVALSKPYTFVVLAVLIVLFGALAVTEAPTDVFPVIQIPVSSIVWIYDNLMPADVEGRITYVFERFLTQTVEGIKYIWSNSLFGNAIINVYLQDGVDLGGSEADIAAISQTTVKALPPDINAPMVMRLFPSQVPVATLQITSDTLTPAELYNLSIMRVRPLLVTIPGAILPHPYGGQDMQVMINLDQQKLLARHLTPADIHEAVSRQNLVLPGGDIKLKATDWLVLTNASALKIEDFDEIPIKRDGNSFIHLRDVAVTRLAGRVQTNAVIVEGQQAVIVVVMKSSEASTLEVVHGIKEIIPRLQDVLPKDVKVKLLIDASQFVKDAIADVVHEMLTAAALVGLIVLLLLGSWRPTLIVLTSLPLSILSALILLHIQEESINVMTLGGLALAVGILVDNAAVMIENVDTHLAMGKALEEAIIEAANQILLPTFVATLAITIVWVPLFHLSGISGWVFPPMAKAVIYSMVASFILTYTLVPTMAKYILKPHGGPHTSGHEGHHQAGQSGSALVRFQQWFQHSFDRFRDGYSARLKLAVAHRGMFVTVSFVISMGSLVLFYFSGTEFFPEIKSGIMQLHMRAPLGTRIEVAARLTSLVAKDIEQLLPGQVESIVSNCGIPVGAHNLAFIPTPTVGTQDCDLTISLKNGQSPVWDYRRTLRKGLNARYPGTEFTFQPADLTAKILNFGSLAPIDVQINGPDIYANHEFARKLAGRLRQIPGSTDVVVQQPMGMPTLLAEADRRFALGMNLDQTDFGNNMLVTTAGSQQVDQKYWLDRATGMSYRINVYTPQPQLTSLKDLMTVPIAKEGHESTSEGGVVNPQLLGNLANLRPVGTPGAVTHGNIMPLIDVYVAAEDRSLGEVLADVQQITHQMEGELPTGAVIEIKGQAEVMHQALVEMLLGLLVAVVLVYLLIVVNFQSWLDPFIIITALPGALAGIAWALFITHTNISVPALMGAIMTMGTATANSILLVSYARERIAVHGDALLAAVEAGTARIRPVLMTAAAMIFGMLPMATANSQNAPLGRAVMGGLFVATLFTLFFVPCVYAMIYSRRTAVQKESI from the coding sequence ATGAATAAGCTCGTCCAGGTAGCCCTAAGTAAGCCCTATACCTTTGTGGTTCTCGCCGTCCTCATCGTGCTGTTCGGCGCGTTGGCGGTGACTGAAGCTCCGACCGACGTCTTTCCGGTGATCCAAATTCCCGTCAGTTCCATCGTCTGGATCTACGACAACCTGATGCCGGCGGACGTCGAGGGCCGCATTACCTATGTGTTTGAACGATTTCTGACTCAGACGGTCGAGGGCATCAAATACATCTGGAGTAATTCGTTATTCGGGAACGCCATCATCAATGTCTATCTTCAGGACGGAGTCGACCTGGGTGGGAGCGAAGCCGATATCGCGGCGATTTCGCAGACGACCGTCAAGGCGCTTCCGCCGGATATTAACGCGCCGATGGTCATGCGGCTGTTCCCTTCTCAGGTGCCGGTGGCTACATTGCAAATCACTTCGGATACGCTGACCCCGGCGGAACTCTATAACCTCTCCATTATGCGAGTCCGTCCCCTCCTCGTCACGATCCCTGGCGCGATCCTGCCGCACCCCTATGGGGGCCAGGACATGCAGGTCATGATCAATCTCGATCAGCAGAAACTACTCGCCCGTCACCTCACCCCGGCGGATATTCACGAGGCTGTTTCCAGGCAGAATTTGGTGCTGCCGGGAGGGGATATCAAGCTGAAGGCGACCGACTGGCTCGTCCTGACGAATGCATCCGCATTGAAGATCGAGGATTTCGACGAAATCCCGATCAAGCGAGACGGCAACTCCTTCATTCATTTGCGTGACGTGGCCGTCACTCGCCTCGCCGGCCGGGTGCAAACGAACGCCGTGATCGTTGAGGGCCAGCAAGCCGTCATCGTCGTGGTCATGAAAAGCAGCGAGGCCTCCACGTTAGAAGTCGTGCACGGAATAAAGGAAATCATTCCGCGCCTCCAGGATGTTCTGCCGAAAGATGTCAAAGTCAAGCTCCTCATCGATGCCTCGCAATTCGTAAAAGATGCGATTGCGGACGTGGTGCACGAAATGCTGACTGCCGCCGCGCTGGTGGGGCTCATCGTGTTACTCCTCCTGGGATCCTGGCGACCGACGCTCATCGTCCTCACCTCGCTCCCGCTCTCTATCCTGAGCGCGCTCATTTTGCTGCACATTCAAGAAGAGTCGATTAACGTCATGACCCTGGGCGGATTGGCGCTGGCCGTCGGCATTCTCGTCGACAACGCCGCGGTCATGATCGAAAATGTCGACACTCACCTCGCGATGGGTAAAGCGCTGGAGGAGGCGATCATCGAGGCCGCCAATCAGATCCTCTTGCCCACGTTCGTCGCCACGCTCGCCATTACGATTGTCTGGGTGCCGCTGTTTCATCTGAGCGGAATCTCCGGCTGGGTCTTCCCGCCAATGGCGAAAGCGGTCATCTATTCGATGGTGGCTTCCTTTATCTTGACGTATACGTTGGTGCCGACCATGGCGAAATATATCCTGAAGCCTCACGGTGGCCCGCATACATCCGGGCACGAAGGCCACCACCAAGCGGGCCAATCGGGGAGTGCTCTCGTCCGCTTCCAGCAGTGGTTCCAACACAGCTTTGATCGCTTCCGCGACGGCTACAGTGCTCGCCTCAAACTGGCGGTGGCCCATCGTGGCATGTTCGTCACGGTCTCGTTCGTGATATCGATGGGTTCCCTTGTGCTCTTTTACTTCAGCGGCACGGAGTTCTTCCCCGAGATCAAGTCCGGGATCATGCAGTTGCACATGCGGGCGCCCCTGGGTACGCGCATCGAAGTGGCCGCTCGGTTGACCTCCCTGGTCGCGAAGGATATCGAACAACTGCTGCCGGGCCAGGTGGAATCCATTGTCAGCAATTGCGGCATTCCAGTCGGGGCCCACAACCTCGCCTTCATTCCAACACCGACCGTTGGTACGCAGGACTGCGACCTCACCATTTCGTTAAAAAACGGACAGTCGCCCGTGTGGGACTATCGCCGCACCCTCCGCAAGGGGCTGAATGCCCGCTATCCAGGAACCGAATTCACCTTTCAGCCGGCCGATCTCACCGCGAAAATCCTCAATTTCGGCTCTCTCGCGCCGATCGATGTGCAGATCAACGGTCCGGACATCTATGCCAACCATGAGTTTGCCCGTAAATTGGCAGGAAGGTTGCGGCAGATCCCCGGCTCCACCGACGTGGTGGTCCAGCAACCGATGGGCATGCCGACGCTACTTGCAGAGGCAGATCGACGGTTCGCGCTGGGGATGAACCTGGACCAGACGGACTTCGGGAACAATATGCTCGTCACCACCGCCGGCAGCCAACAGGTCGATCAGAAGTATTGGCTCGATCGCGCGACCGGCATGTCTTATCGGATCAATGTGTATACGCCGCAACCGCAGCTCACGAGTCTCAAAGATCTTATGACTGTCCCCATCGCTAAGGAAGGACACGAGTCCACGTCGGAGGGAGGAGTCGTGAATCCTCAGCTCCTCGGAAACCTCGCCAATTTAAGACCGGTCGGTACACCGGGGGCGGTCACGCACGGGAATATCATGCCGCTGATCGACGTCTATGTTGCCGCAGAGGACCGGTCCCTCGGCGAGGTCCTTGCGGATGTCCAGCAGATCACGCATCAGATGGAAGGAGAGCTGCCCACGGGTGCAGTGATTGAAATAAAGGGCCAGGCCGAGGTGATGCACCAGGCTCTGGTTGAAATGCTCTTGGGGCTCCTGGTCGCAGTCGTATTGGTATATCTCTTGATCGTCGTCAACTTTCAGTCATGGCTCGATCCCTTCATTATCATTACGGCCTTGCCCGGAGCCTTGGCTGGTATCGCGTGGGCCCTGTTCATCACTCATACGAATATTTCCGTGCCGGCTCTCATGGGCGCCATCATGACCATGGGTACGGCAACCGCCAATTCCATCCTTCTCGTGTCATACGCCCGCGAGCGGATCGCTGTCCATGGCGACGCTCTGTTGGCTGCGGTAGAAGCCGGTACGGCTCGTATTCGGCCGGTGCTCATGACTGCAGCAGCCATGATCTTCGGCATGCTTCCGATGGCGACGGCGAACTCACAAAATGCGCCGCTCGGTCGTGCCGTCATGGGCGGCTTGTTCGTTGCCACCCTGTTTACGCTGTTCTTCGTTCCATGCGTCTATGCCATGATCTATTCTCGACGAACCGCCGTGCAAAAGGAGTCTATCTGA
- a CDS encoding aminoacyl-tRNA hydrolase, protein MATSLEHIRDLRDRAWSWFKFWTLPVRNYTRKRLRLVVLRVVVRIVTMYRLNLQRVVFIGVTGSCGKTYTKEMIAAVLSSRYQGYKSPWNRNLVTDVIRSILRTRRGHTFCVQEFTVGGIGDEISLETQYHMFKPQLGVVTTVGDDHISAHGSREAIAAAKGKLIAALPNDGTAILNADDHLVLAMQNRCKGRTLTYGLSPDAMLRAEDIRDDWPHRLSLTVLHKGESVRVHTQLCGAYLVPNVLAAIAVGRTMGVSLQSAAAALEGMAPLEGRMCPVLSPDGVTFLCDDAKAPLWTIPPALDFMRRATAQRKIIILGTLSDYLEPRNPTYARVARQALGVADYVFFVGRWASRCLRAKRHVEDHALQAFVTVDHINRFLPGFLESGDLVLIKGSGSDHLSRIVSAWNSKPQGRSVDVHPHLDSSVTTKIASGAPNMSTDNVSINKGVGQLVVGLGNPGKRFEHTPHNVGQRTLELLAELLQAHWSKEECGVVARASVQGQEVLLVKPATEMNHTGPWMRKVADQWKLRAPDCLLIQDDIHLKLGQIRNRMSGSAGGHKGVQSIIAEFQTEGIRRVKIGVGLPADGTPVPRYVLTPFESSERDTIENACGQAAIRVLEMIKMHPISA, encoded by the coding sequence ATGGCAACTTCACTAGAACATATCAGAGATCTTCGTGACCGTGCCTGGAGCTGGTTTAAATTCTGGACCCTCCCTGTCCGAAATTACACGCGGAAGCGGCTGCGGCTCGTGGTCCTACGGGTTGTCGTTAGGATCGTCACCATGTACAGGCTGAACCTCCAGAGAGTCGTGTTCATCGGCGTAACCGGCAGCTGTGGCAAGACATATACAAAGGAAATGATCGCTGCCGTGCTGTCCAGTCGATACCAAGGGTATAAAAGCCCGTGGAATCGTAATCTGGTCACAGATGTCATACGGTCAATCTTACGGACTCGACGGGGGCATACATTCTGCGTCCAGGAGTTCACGGTCGGGGGGATTGGCGATGAGATCTCGCTCGAGACACAGTACCACATGTTTAAGCCGCAGCTGGGTGTGGTGACCACCGTTGGAGATGATCATATCAGCGCGCACGGCAGTAGAGAGGCGATTGCCGCGGCCAAAGGGAAATTGATTGCCGCGCTCCCGAACGATGGCACTGCGATCCTCAATGCGGATGATCATCTGGTCCTGGCGATGCAGAACCGATGCAAAGGGCGCACACTGACGTACGGCTTGTCCCCGGACGCCATGCTGCGTGCCGAAGATATTCGGGACGATTGGCCCCACCGGTTGTCCCTGACCGTTCTGCATAAGGGCGAATCGGTTCGAGTTCACACTCAATTGTGCGGCGCCTACTTAGTGCCGAATGTGCTTGCCGCGATAGCCGTCGGCCGAACAATGGGTGTCAGCCTTCAATCGGCGGCGGCGGCGCTGGAAGGCATGGCTCCACTCGAAGGTCGCATGTGCCCAGTTCTCAGCCCCGATGGTGTGACGTTTCTATGCGATGACGCGAAGGCTCCCCTATGGACCATTCCCCCGGCGTTAGACTTCATGCGACGCGCGACTGCACAACGCAAAATCATTATTCTGGGCACGCTTTCTGACTACCTCGAACCAAGGAACCCGACCTATGCTCGCGTCGCCAGACAAGCGTTGGGCGTGGCGGATTACGTGTTTTTCGTCGGCCGATGGGCCTCACGCTGTCTGCGTGCCAAACGGCATGTCGAAGACCACGCCCTGCAGGCTTTTGTGACCGTCGACCACATAAATCGATTCTTGCCCGGCTTCTTGGAGTCAGGGGATTTGGTCCTCATCAAAGGATCAGGCTCCGATCATTTATCGCGCATCGTCTCGGCTTGGAACTCCAAGCCGCAGGGGCGATCTGTCGATGTTCATCCCCATCTCGACAGTTCAGTCACGACAAAGATCGCGAGCGGTGCTCCCAATATGTCGACCGATAACGTGAGCATCAACAAGGGGGTCGGTCAACTAGTCGTAGGCTTAGGGAACCCCGGCAAGCGGTTTGAGCACACTCCTCACAATGTGGGCCAACGGACGCTGGAGCTGCTCGCCGAATTGTTGCAAGCGCATTGGTCGAAGGAAGAGTGTGGAGTCGTGGCGAGAGCTTCAGTGCAAGGCCAGGAGGTGCTCCTGGTTAAACCGGCGACCGAAATGAACCATACTGGACCCTGGATGCGGAAGGTGGCGGATCAATGGAAATTGAGGGCCCCAGACTGTCTGCTCATTCAAGATGACATACATCTCAAGTTAGGGCAGATCCGCAATCGAATGAGCGGCAGCGCAGGTGGGCATAAAGGCGTGCAGTCTATCATCGCCGAATTCCAGACCGAAGGTATTCGTCGAGTTAAAATTGGGGTGGGCCTACCAGCCGATGGGACACCGGTTCCAAGATATGTGTTGACCCCCTTTGAATCTTCGGAGCGCGACACTATTGAGAACGCTTGCGGCCAAGCAGCTATCCGGGTACTCGAGATGATCAAAATGCATCCCATCAGTGCCTAA
- a CDS encoding SGNH/GDSL hydrolase family protein, translated as MTWKRHIILIFSMTSLTLLTLEIGLRGYDAFQGRSFWKTYGNILAEPIKLFPFRTFGFDLYKTVDGQTYISSRHKELYPVKKPSNTFRIVCIGGSTTENLVEGVHYPKALESRLKERLGRDNIEVINLGNSAYATPHFIILLALDVVSWNPDLVILSENVNDLAATYFPNFTYDYSNKYSNPFFFPDYVSRFTIPNVLFQHSRLYWFIYHRLHKNPTYSVQRKSYGHVPSPVSSAVFKRNLQSFVTLAQGNGIPVLLASQPLHPSEEYFVNHMAYKPYNDIAVYPLQDEFVSHHRYYNTIIEEVAAETKSFYLDNDAILRGETDYFVDPVHYTRKGVEQLAENYANYIIKHNIITAHQRQNVVSSLQNNTN; from the coding sequence ATGACCTGGAAGCGACACATCATCTTAATCTTCTCGATGACCTCGTTGACCCTTCTCACGCTTGAGATAGGGCTACGAGGATATGATGCGTTTCAAGGACGGAGTTTCTGGAAGACCTACGGAAATATCTTAGCCGAACCGATCAAGCTCTTTCCGTTTCGCACGTTTGGATTTGATCTTTATAAGACCGTTGACGGACAAACCTATATCAGTTCCCGCCATAAAGAACTCTATCCGGTTAAGAAACCCAGCAATACGTTTCGCATTGTGTGCATCGGGGGATCGACCACGGAAAATTTAGTCGAAGGGGTGCATTATCCGAAGGCATTGGAGTCGAGGCTGAAAGAACGCTTAGGCCGCGACAACATAGAAGTCATCAATTTAGGCAATTCGGCGTATGCGACGCCGCATTTCATCATTCTTCTCGCTTTGGATGTGGTTTCGTGGAATCCCGATTTGGTTATTCTCAGTGAAAATGTTAACGACTTAGCCGCAACGTATTTCCCGAACTTTACCTATGACTACTCGAATAAGTACTCCAATCCGTTCTTTTTTCCCGATTATGTTTCTCGCTTCACGATCCCCAATGTCCTCTTTCAGCATTCGCGGCTATACTGGTTTATCTACCATCGTCTTCATAAGAATCCGACATACAGTGTTCAGAGAAAATCGTATGGGCATGTGCCTAGTCCGGTATCGAGCGCGGTGTTTAAGCGGAATCTCCAATCCTTTGTAACTCTGGCTCAGGGCAATGGGATCCCCGTGCTCCTCGCCTCTCAACCGTTACACCCCTCTGAGGAATATTTCGTAAACCATATGGCATATAAGCCATACAATGACATTGCGGTCTATCCGTTACAGGACGAATTCGTGAGCCACCATAGATATTACAATACCATCATCGAGGAAGTCGCCGCTGAGACGAAGTCCTTCTATCTCGATAATGATGCCATCTTACGTGGCGAAACAGACTATTTTGTGGATCCGGTGCATTACACGCGAAAAGGAGTCGAACAGTTAGCAGAAAATTATGCTAATTATATTATCAAGCACAATATCATAACCGCTCACCAGCGGCAGAATGTCGTTTCCTCCCTCCAAAACAACACCAACTGA